The Erythrobacter sp. HL-111 DNA segment GCGCTGCGCGAACAACTGGGCGATCCGGGCCTGTGGAACGACGTCTCGCCGCTTCGCCTGGCGGACCGCGCGGATGCGCCGATCCTGCTGATCCATGGGCGCGACGACACGGTCGTGCCTTACACCCATTCGCTGCGGATGGCCGACAAGCTGAAGGATGCGGGCAAGCCGTTCGAATTCGTCACGCTCGATGGCGAGGATCACTGGCTGTCCCGGGCCGAAACGCGCCGGGCGATGCTCGAAGCGGCGGTCGCCTTCGTCGAGAAGCACAACCCGCCGCTTGCCGGCGGCTAGATCAGCCCGGCGAATTCGAGCGCTTCGTCGACGGCCCTGCGCGAGGCTTCGCTCGCCGGGACGAGCGGCAGGCGAACCTCGTCGGTGACATCCTCCATCACGCGGCTGAGCGCATATTTGACCGGCGCAGGGCTGGCATCGGAGAACATCGCGTAATGGAGCGGAAAGAGCCGGTCGTTGAGCTCGCGTGCCTTCGCCAGCTCGTTCGCCGCGATCGCATCGTGGAACTCGGCGCACAGTTTCGGCGCGACATTGGCGGTGACCGAGATCGCGCCGCTGCCGCCGGCCGCGCTGTGCGGCAGCCACAATTCGTCATTGCCCGACAATTGGCAGAAGTCGCGCCCGATCCCCATGCGGTGGTCGGCAACACGCGAGAGGTCGCCGCTCGCGTCCTTGATTGCGACGATCCGGTCGGGATAACGCCTGACCAGCTCGATCACCGTCTCGTCCTCGATGTCGGTGACGGTCCGCCCCGGCACGTTGTAGAGCACGATCGGCAGGTCGCTGTTCTCGGCGAGGAAGCTGAAATGGGCGATCAGCCCGGCCTGGCTCGGACGATTGTAATAGGGCGCGACGCACAGGCCCGCCGCCGCCCCCGCCTTCTTCGAGAAATTCATGTGGAGGAGCGCATTCCTCGTGTCGTTCGACCCGCAACCCGCAATCACCGGCACGCGGCCCGCGGCCTGTTCGACGCAGACCTCGATCACGCGGTGATGTTCCGCGTTCGAAAGGGTCGAGGCCTCGCCCGTGGTGCCGCAGGGGACGAGCGCGCTCGAGCCCTGATCGATCTGCCAGTCGACCAGCCGGCGAAAGGTCGCCTCGTCGAACGATCCGTCGCGGAAAGGAGTCACGAGAGCGGGAATTGAGCCGCTGAACATTGCAAATATCCTGTCACTCGAAGAAAAGCCGGAGCGAAAGCAGCGGGGTGCATCACCGGGATTCCCGGCTCCGCAATTCTTCCACCACTTCGGCGTTCAGGGCCTGATAAGGAGCCGCCCCCCATTATGTCCAGCATGGTCACACGAATGATGAAGCGGAAGCGCGCGCTCGCAGGGTTCCTCGCGGCGGGAACGGCGGCGGCGCTGGCAGGGCCGTTGCTCGCCCAGATCGCGGCCCCGCAGGACGCGGAGGACAGCCGCGCGAGCATGGTCGCCCGCCAGCCGGGCGAGATCGGCGCCGCGCTCGATCGCTGGGAAGCCTTGCTGTCGGACCGGACCTTCGGCTTTTCGGACTATGCCGGCTTCGTCATGAACTATCCCGAGTTCCCGCTTTCCGACACGCTGCGGGTGCGCGCGGAGAACACGCTCGATAAGGAGGCTCCCGCGCAGGCGGAAATCCTGCGCTATTTCGACCGCCAACCCCCGCTCACCAATGCGGGACGCGCGCGCTATGCGCTGGCGCTCGCCGGCGCGCAGCGGGCCGAGGCGTTCGACATCGCGCGCGAGGCCTGGCGCCAGGGCGTCATGAGCGATCCGGCCGAGCTTTACCTGCACAGCCTCTACCACGCCCGGCTTACCCCCGAAGACCACGCCGCGCGGATGGATGCGCTGCTCTGGCAGGGCGATGCCGATGCGGCGGCGCGGCAGATGACCCGCCTTGCCCCGGCGGACCGCGATCTCGCCATGGCCCGGCTCGCGCTACTCCGCGGGACGCTGCCCGAGGAAGCGGGCGTTTCCGTCCCGGCCGAGGCGATGCGCGATCCGGGCTATGTCTTCGCGCTGGCGAACCACCTGCGCCGCACGGGGCGGACGGCCGACGCCGTGCAATTGCTCGCCTCGCGCCCCGATTTCGCCCGCCCCGCGCAGGACGGCGCGGCGATGGTCGGCCTGATGCTCGCGCTGGCCGAGGCGGGCGGGCCGAGCAATGCCGTGCGCATCGCGGGCAAGGTCGACGACGTCTTCACCGAGAACCGCGACATTTCCGCTGGCTCCTTCCTGCTGCGCGATCGCTACACCGATCTCATGTGGCTGGGCGGGACCTCCGCCCTTTGGAGCCTCGGCGACGGGGCGCAGGCTGCGCCGCTGTTCCAGCGCTACGGCGAAGGCGCGCGCTCGCCGCTCACCCGGAGCAAGGGTTTCTACTGGGCCGGCCGCGCCGCGCGGGCTGCGGGCATGGAGGAGGATGCCGCCCGCTATTTCGAAATGGCGGCCGAACACCCTGAATATTACTACGGCCAGCTGGCGATCGGCGCATTGGGCCGCGAAATGCCGACGTTCGCGCCGCTTCCCGCGCCAGCGGTCGACCCGGCCACGCGCGCCGAATTCGAGCAGCGCCCGCTGGTCCGCGCGATCCGCGCGATTGCCTCGGACCGGCGCGACTGGCGGACCGAGCGGCGCTTCTTCGAGGCGCTGGGCGACAGCGCGACGAGCCCCCAGGACATGGCGCTGGTCGCGAGCCTCGCGCAAGAGACTGGGCTCGACGAAATGGCCGTCGTGCTCGGCATGAAGGCGGGCGAGAACGGCCTTCCCGGGTTCGAGCGGATCGGCTTTCCGGTGGTCGAGACCCCGGCCGTGGGCGACTGGACCATGGTCCATGCGATCAGCCGGCAGGAAAGCGAATTCGACCGCACCCGCGTTTCCCACGCGGGCGCGCGCGGCGTCATGCAGCTCATGCCCGGCACCGCGCGCGAACAGGCGGGCAAGCTTGGCGTGCAGTACATGTCGGCGAACCTGATCGGCGATCCGGCCTACAACATCCGCCTCGGCGATGCCTATTTCGCGCGGATGATGGATTATTACGGCGGTGCCTATCCGCTCGCGATCGGGGCCTATAATGCCGGGCCGGGCCGGGTGAACCAGTGGCTGCGGATGAACGGCGACCCGCGCAACGGCGAGATCGACTGGGTGACCTGGGTCGAGAAGATCCCGTCCAATTTCGAGACCCGCTATTACATCATGCGCGTGCTCGGCAATGCGGTGAGCTACAGCCACATGTATCCGGAAAGGGCCGGGCTGCCGCGCACGATCGACAGCTTCCTCCGGTAAGGGCCGCCTCGCCATGTCCTCCCGCCAGGGGCCGCCGATCACGCCCGCGGGCTATGCCGCGCTCAAGGCGCGCTACGATCACCTGCTCGGCACCGAGCGGCCGGCAATCGTCGAAATCGTCAGCTGGGCGGCCGGAAACGGCGACCGTTCGGAAAACGGCGACTATCTCTACGGGCGCAAGCGGATGCGCGAGATCGACCGCGAACTCGCCCGTCTCGCGCGGCGGATGAAGGCGGTGCGGGTGGTCGATCCCTCGCAGCAGCGCGATCCGAACCGGGTCTTCTTCGGCGCGCGGGTCGAGCTCGCCGACGAGGACGACGCGCGCAGGACCGTGACCATCGTCGGCGACGACGAACAGGACGCGGGTGCGGGGCGGATCGGGTGGAGCTCTCCCCTCGCCCGCGCGCTGCGCGGTGCCGCGGTCGGGGACGTCAGGACCGTGCGCCTGCCGACGGGCGAAAAGGAATGGGAAGTGATGGGCATAGCCTATGACTAGGCCCGCGCTCTGCCTCGCCGCGCTCGCCTTCCTCGCGCTTCCCCTAGCGGCCCAGTCGGGCGGGCGGGAAAGCCTTGGCGTCTATGCGAACTGGGCGGCGTTCCGCGATGCCGGCCCGCCGCGCTGCTATGCCATCGCAAGGCCGCGCGGGACCAACCGGGAGGCCGCCTTCGCCAGCATCGCGACCTGGCCCGAGCGCCGCGTCCGCTCGCAGCTCCACATGCGCCTCGCCCGCCCCGCCGCCGAGGGCAGCACGCCCGTCCTGCGGATCGGCTCGCGCCGCTTCGAACTCGTCGCGAGCGGGCGCGATGCCTGGGCGAAGGACGCCGCGATGGACGCCGCGATCGTCGCTGCGCTGCGCTCCGCCACCAGCCTCAGCGTGACCGCGCGCGGTGCCGCGGGCGGCCGCTTCACCAGCCGCTACGACCTCGACGGTGTCGCGACCGCGATGGACGCCGCGGTCGTCGGCTGCGCCGACCTGCGCTGACACGAAAAGGGGCCGGACGCAGCGCGTCCGGCCCCCTCGCTTACTGCCGGAAGGATCAGAAGCGCAGACCGACGCCGGCCATTACCTGGTGCCGATCGAGATCGATCCCGCCGAGATCGACATCGGGGATCGTGTCGTCCTCGAAATCCAGTTCGGCCTCGCTGTAGTTCGAATAGCGATATTCGAGCTTGGCGAAGGTGTTCGTGGCAAAGCGGTACTCCGCCCCCGCCCCCAGGCGATATCCATCGGCGTCGATCTTCTCGGCGTAATCCTCGCCGTCGAAAGTGCCCTCGCGGTTGTAGCGGGCATTGGTGT contains these protein-coding regions:
- the greB gene encoding transcription elongation factor GreB, whose protein sequence is MSSRQGPPITPAGYAALKARYDHLLGTERPAIVEIVSWAAGNGDRSENGDYLYGRKRMREIDRELARLARRMKAVRVVDPSQQRDPNRVFFGARVELADEDDARRTVTIVGDDEQDAGAGRIGWSSPLARALRGAAVGDVRTVRLPTGEKEWEVMGIAYD
- the dapA gene encoding 4-hydroxy-tetrahydrodipicolinate synthase, whose product is MFSGSIPALVTPFRDGSFDEATFRRLVDWQIDQGSSALVPCGTTGEASTLSNAEHHRVIEVCVEQAAGRVPVIAGCGSNDTRNALLHMNFSKKAGAAAGLCVAPYYNRPSQAGLIAHFSFLAENSDLPIVLYNVPGRTVTDIEDETVIELVRRYPDRIVAIKDASGDLSRVADHRMGIGRDFCQLSGNDELWLPHSAAGGSGAISVTANVAPKLCAEFHDAIAANELAKARELNDRLFPLHYAMFSDASPAPVKYALSRVMEDVTDEVRLPLVPASEASRRAVDEALEFAGLI
- a CDS encoding lytic transglycosylase domain-containing protein, producing the protein MMKRKRALAGFLAAGTAAALAGPLLAQIAAPQDAEDSRASMVARQPGEIGAALDRWEALLSDRTFGFSDYAGFVMNYPEFPLSDTLRVRAENTLDKEAPAQAEILRYFDRQPPLTNAGRARYALALAGAQRAEAFDIAREAWRQGVMSDPAELYLHSLYHARLTPEDHAARMDALLWQGDADAAARQMTRLAPADRDLAMARLALLRGTLPEEAGVSVPAEAMRDPGYVFALANHLRRTGRTADAVQLLASRPDFARPAQDGAAMVGLMLALAEAGGPSNAVRIAGKVDDVFTENRDISAGSFLLRDRYTDLMWLGGTSALWSLGDGAQAAPLFQRYGEGARSPLTRSKGFYWAGRAARAAGMEEDAARYFEMAAEHPEYYYGQLAIGALGREMPTFAPLPAPAVDPATRAEFEQRPLVRAIRAIASDRRDWRTERRFFEALGDSATSPQDMALVASLAQETGLDEMAVVLGMKAGENGLPGFERIGFPVVETPAVGDWTMVHAISRQESEFDRTRVSHAGARGVMQLMPGTAREQAGKLGVQYMSANLIGDPAYNIRLGDAYFARMMDYYGGAYPLAIGAYNAGPGRVNQWLRMNGDPRNGEIDWVTWVEKIPSNFETRYYIMRVLGNAVSYSHMYPERAGLPRTIDSFLR